The following are encoded together in the Pleurocapsa sp. FMAR1 genome:
- a CDS encoding MSMEG_0568 family radical SAM protein, with the protein MKNEQKRKLITDLQSQGLKLVEDSTGAAGRKGGAGPSDHKAVTIDGTTVMIPIHTSVAAKSNYTLADFHKRSVYKKSYILEKNGGGIASIQFPNQPKFYSLKTAEGIPYSHIALLHSHNVLATTVLQTCIRYSNRNTACQFCAIEQSLAAGKTIAQKTPEQLAEVAAAAVGLDGIEQLVMTTGTPNTTDRGAAYLIECAKAVKARVNLPIQAQCEPPDDFIWFKRMKAWEIDSLGMHIEVIEPEVRDHIMPGKAKVSLDYYFQAFEAAVKVFGWGQVSTYILAGLGDSLETITDTCDRLIKLGVYPFVVPFVPITGTPLANHQPPSSKFMYGIYEHVGAMLNHAGMSSQNIKAGCAKCGACSALSTFENISS; encoded by the coding sequence ATGAAAAATGAGCAAAAACGCAAATTAATTACAGATCTACAGTCCCAAGGATTAAAACTAGTTGAAGACAGTACAGGTGCAGCAGGAAGAAAAGGTGGCGCGGGTCCATCAGATCACAAAGCTGTAACAATAGACGGCACAACAGTAATGATACCCATTCACACTAGTGTTGCTGCTAAATCTAACTATACACTTGCAGATTTTCACAAACGGTCGGTCTATAAGAAATCTTATATTTTAGAAAAGAATGGAGGGGGTATTGCATCGATCCAATTTCCCAACCAGCCAAAATTTTATAGCCTCAAAACTGCCGAGGGGATACCCTACAGTCACATTGCTTTATTGCATAGTCACAACGTCTTAGCCACAACGGTTTTACAAACCTGCATTCGCTATAGTAACCGCAATACGGCCTGTCAATTTTGTGCCATCGAACAATCTTTAGCAGCAGGAAAGACGATCGCCCAAAAAACTCCCGAACAATTAGCAGAAGTGGCAGCAGCAGCAGTTGGGCTTGACGGTATAGAACAGTTAGTAATGACTACAGGTACACCCAATACGACAGATCGAGGGGCAGCTTATTTAATAGAATGCGCCAAAGCAGTTAAAGCGAGAGTTAATTTACCTATTCAGGCACAGTGCGAACCTCCCGATGATTTTATTTGGTTTAAACGAATGAAAGCCTGGGAAATAGATAGCCTGGGAATGCACATTGAGGTAATTGAACCAGAAGTGCGCGATCACATTATGCCAGGAAAAGCTAAGGTATCTCTAGATTATTACTTTCAAGCATTTGAGGCAGCAGTAAAAGTCTTTGGTTGGGGACAGGTAAGCACCTATATTCTGGCAGGTTTAGGAGACAGCCTGGAAACCATTACTGATACTTGCGATCGCTTAATAAAACTAGGAGTCTATCCCTTTGTTGTTCCTTTTGTTCCCATAACAGGTACGCCATTAGCCAACCATCAACCCCCCAGCAGCAAATTTATGTATGGGATCTACGAACACGTAGGTGCAATGTTGAATCATGCTGGTATGTCCTCCCAAAATATTAAAGCAGGCTGTGCCAAGTGTGGTGCTTGTTCTGCACTTTCTACCTTTGAAAATATCAGTTCGTGA
- a CDS encoding MSMEG_0567/Sll0786 family nitrogen starvation N-acetyltransferase has product MKQDYQFKLALSPSHIEAYFLLRQQIFCQEQNIFQMSDRDDYDSIAYPIVAINHDNKVVGVVRIYETKPGLWYGGRLGVHPNYRRGWKIGKGLINKAVTTANGWGCDRFLATVQLSNVRFFQRLHWNSVDEINICDRPHHLMEAELDFYPPTNQTRPSLPMQLQQLSVS; this is encoded by the coding sequence ATGAAACAAGACTATCAATTTAAACTAGCTTTATCTCCAAGTCATATAGAAGCTTACTTTCTACTGAGACAACAAATATTCTGTCAAGAACAAAATATCTTTCAAATGAGCGATCGCGATGACTATGACTCAATCGCTTATCCTATCGTGGCAATTAACCACGACAATAAAGTTGTCGGAGTTGTCAGGATCTATGAAACCAAACCTGGACTTTGGTACGGTGGCAGACTTGGGGTACATCCAAATTATCGACGAGGTTGGAAGATTGGTAAAGGACTAATTAATAAGGCTGTGACTACGGCTAATGGTTGGGGATGCGATCGCTTTTTAGCTACAGTTCAATTATCTAACGTGCGTTTTTTTCAACGTTTGCACTGGAACTCAGTTGATGAAATTAATATCTGCGATCGACCCCATCATCTGATGGAGGCTGAACTAGATTTTTATCCGCCTACAAATCAAACTCGTCCTAGTTTACCAATGCAGCTACAACAATTATCCGTTAGCTGA
- a CDS encoding HepT-like ribonuclease domain-containing protein has protein sequence MLRDRESLIDIVNAIKRILHYSDGISFLELEANDEKISAILYQITIIGEATKRLSESFRQSHPEIMWREIAGMRDVIVHKYDQIDLDVVWDVVQNKLPKLLSLIEIFIS, from the coding sequence ATGCTGCGTGACAGAGAATCTCTGATTGATATAGTTAATGCTATTAAACGTATTTTACATTACTCAGATGGCATCAGCTTTTTAGAGCTAGAAGCTAACGATGAAAAAATCTCGGCAATCCTCTATCAAATTACAATTATTGGCGAGGCAACTAAAAGATTATCTGAGTCGTTTCGTCAAAGTCATCCAGAAATCATGTGGCGAGAAATCGCAGGGATGCGAGATGTAATTGTGCATAAATACGATCAAATCGATCTTGATGTCGTTTGGGATGTAGTTCAAAATAAGCTTCCAAAACTTTTGAGTTTAATTGAAATTTTTATTAGTTAG
- a CDS encoding nucleotidyltransferase family protein — protein sequence MEFQNIDIHSDKIKRFCNQWQIIEFALFGSVLRDDFNVSSDIDVLVSFDPNTKRGLTETLQMQDELEAIFDRKVDLIVKAAIERSDNWLRKNNILDSAQVIYAA from the coding sequence ATGGAGTTTCAAAATATAGACATACATTCAGATAAAATTAAAAGATTTTGCAATCAATGGCAGATTATTGAATTTGCTTTATTTGGCTCTGTTTTGCGTGACGATTTCAATGTTTCCAGCGATATTGACGTATTGGTAAGCTTCGATCCTAATACAAAAAGAGGGCTAACTGAAACTTTGCAAATGCAAGATGAACTTGAAGCTATTTTTGATAGAAAGGTGGACTTGATTGTTAAAGCAGCGATCGAGCGCAGCGATAATTGGCTTAGAAAAAACAATATTCTAGACTCTGCACAAGTTATTTATGCTGCGTGA
- a CDS encoding ATP-binding protein, whose translation MNRQKTVTNPTSELIEVDKAIQSMRDSGFDLATAVGEVVDNSYEARSTMVRICTFEDETLTTTSRSKKAKATKIIDRIAFADNGIGIEYETLPKVLKLGFSTRYNQREGLGRFGVGMKLAAISQAKRIDVYTQPLGSEEFYHSYLDLDLISEGKQTQIEAEKIQGYPSEYIDLMKHPKTDKTFESGTLVVWSKVDRLVDGGKYGSAIQQRMQNLYKFLSRAYRQYIDNGFFIELNKKEITLHDPLFLLYNPRVVENFGQDLKATIRDEGNINIEGQDVHITVTLYPQEFRSKSGAGGKPQKNVGKEFQGLYIDENEGRVSILRNGREIYYNLIPKLFPEGVQSLDRFIGVEVSFPAALDEYFQVRHVKRGAEPVSKLREQLKGFLSILQNLRKDIRAFWTQIKQDEEKQKGLQSHEESENAVQRAEINSPPGKGGMNLLPQEQEQIVLDLLEDLGIDPKKDKKAAQEVRQKLDNLPVTFVDSGYPGKDLFDIEHLNGKAIIKINHRHLFIREIYDPLKELTKVDPEDIEPQEAINLALKAQLGLEVLFMAYASAENRHHDPEKAFGDLRNDWSRKAYEYIREVLRDSI comes from the coding sequence ATGAATCGACAAAAAACTGTTACCAATCCAACCTCTGAACTAATTGAAGTTGATAAAGCAATTCAAAGTATGCGCGATTCGGGATTCGATCTGGCAACTGCTGTAGGCGAAGTAGTCGATAATTCTTATGAAGCTAGATCTACTATGGTTCGCATTTGTACTTTTGAAGATGAAACATTAACCACTACTAGTAGAAGCAAAAAAGCTAAAGCAACCAAAATAATAGACCGAATCGCTTTTGCAGATAATGGTATTGGAATTGAATACGAAACACTACCCAAGGTTTTAAAACTTGGATTTTCTACTCGTTACAATCAGCGAGAAGGCTTAGGACGTTTTGGAGTAGGAATGAAGCTTGCTGCAATAAGTCAAGCGAAAAGAATTGATGTATATACTCAACCTTTGGGAAGCGAAGAATTTTATCACTCGTATCTAGATTTAGATTTGATTAGTGAAGGTAAACAGACTCAGATTGAAGCAGAAAAAATTCAAGGTTATCCATCTGAATACATCGACTTGATGAAGCATCCAAAGACCGATAAAACTTTTGAATCAGGAACACTAGTTGTATGGTCTAAAGTAGATCGTCTTGTTGATGGTGGTAAGTATGGTTCGGCGATTCAACAACGAATGCAAAACTTATATAAGTTTTTAAGTCGCGCATATCGTCAGTATATAGACAATGGCTTTTTCATAGAGTTAAACAAAAAAGAAATTACACTACACGATCCCCTGTTTTTACTTTACAATCCTCGCGTTGTTGAAAACTTTGGTCAAGATTTAAAAGCAACTATTAGAGACGAAGGGAACATTAATATTGAAGGTCAAGACGTTCATATTACTGTAACTCTGTATCCTCAAGAATTTCGTTCTAAATCTGGTGCTGGAGGAAAACCTCAGAAAAATGTAGGTAAAGAATTTCAAGGCTTATATATTGATGAAAACGAAGGACGTGTTAGCATTCTCCGTAATGGTAGAGAGATTTACTACAACCTAATACCTAAGCTTTTTCCAGAGGGCGTACAGTCTCTCGATCGTTTTATTGGAGTCGAAGTTAGTTTTCCTGCTGCCTTAGACGAATATTTTCAAGTTCGTCATGTCAAGCGTGGTGCTGAACCTGTATCTAAACTTCGTGAACAATTGAAAGGGTTTCTATCAATTCTTCAAAATTTACGTAAAGATATTCGAGCTTTCTGGACACAAATAAAACAAGATGAAGAGAAACAAAAAGGATTACAGTCTCATGAAGAATCAGAAAATGCCGTTCAAAGAGCAGAGATAAATTCACCTCCAGGCAAAGGAGGAATGAATCTTCTTCCTCAAGAGCAAGAACAAATAGTTTTAGACTTGCTAGAAGATTTGGGTATCGATCCCAAAAAAGATAAAAAAGCTGCTCAAGAAGTAAGACAAAAACTAGATAATTTACCAGTTACTTTTGTTGATAGTGGTTATCCAGGTAAAGACCTTTTTGATATCGAGCATCTTAACGGTAAAGCTATTATCAAAATTAATCATCGCCATCTTTTTATTAGAGAAATATACGATCCGTTAAAAGAGCTTACTAAAGTAGACCCTGAAGATATTGAACCGCAAGAAGCTATCAATTTGGCACTGAAAGCACAATTAGGTTTAGAAGTTTTATTTATGGCTTATGCTTCGGCTGAAAATAGACATCACGATCCAGAAAAAGCTTTTGGAGATCTTCGTAATGATTGGAGTAGAAAAGCTTATGAGTATATCCGCGAAGTCTTAAGAGATAGCATTTAA
- a CDS encoding glucose 1-dehydrogenase, with amino-acid sequence MKLEEKVAIVTGGSGGIGQSICQRLAQEGAKIVIDYHTHSEAAEKVKQKIEQAGSEGLIVQADLSKVDQIDNLVEQSIDRFGKVDILVNNAGLEKRADFWDVTEADYDLVLNLNLKAVFFATQAVVKHFRATNNQGKIINISSVHEELPFPHFTSYCASKGGVKMITRNLSVELGPLGITINNVAPGAIATPINHDLLNNAELLKKVTNNIPLGRMGEPEDVSGLVAFLASDEARYITGSTFYVDGGLLWNYQEQ; translated from the coding sequence ATGAAACTAGAAGAAAAAGTCGCAATTGTCACTGGTGGTAGCGGTGGTATTGGGCAAAGTATCTGTCAGCGTTTGGCACAAGAGGGAGCAAAGATCGTAATTGACTATCACACTCATTCTGAAGCAGCCGAAAAAGTTAAACAAAAGATTGAACAAGCTGGCTCTGAAGGTCTAATCGTCCAGGCAGATCTGAGTAAAGTTGACCAGATTGATAATTTAGTTGAGCAAAGTATCGATCGCTTTGGCAAAGTAGATATTTTAGTTAATAATGCAGGTTTAGAAAAACGTGCCGACTTTTGGGATGTAACTGAAGCAGATTATGACTTGGTATTAAACCTCAACCTCAAAGCAGTCTTTTTTGCCACCCAGGCCGTAGTTAAGCATTTTCGAGCTACAAATAATCAAGGAAAGATTATTAATATTAGTTCTGTACACGAAGAACTACCTTTTCCTCACTTTACTTCTTACTGTGCCAGCAAAGGTGGGGTTAAGATGATAACTCGCAATCTCTCAGTAGAACTAGGCCCGCTGGGCATTACCATTAATAATGTTGCTCCTGGTGCGATCGCAACTCCCATCAATCACGACTTGCTTAACAATGCCGAACTGCTCAAAAAAGTTACCAATAATATACCTTTAGGACGTATGGGAGAACCTGAAGATGTTTCTGGACTCGTAGCATTTTTGGCTTCTGATGAAGCTAGATACATTACAGGTTCGACTTTTTATGTTGATGGAGGCTTGCTGTGGAACTATCAAGAACAGTAA
- a CDS encoding alpha/beta fold hydrolase, whose amino-acid sequence MPELQHDAYFFNPQANRPNLPLLIFLPGLDETGKYLMSLQTDSLEAGFDVRCFVIPPEDIDDFDLLAESALALIEAELAQTGDRTIYLCGESFGGCIALKMLLQAPKLFEKIILVNPASSFHRVPWLNLGSLLFPLTPDFFYNHSAYLTLPFLAPINRLTSQAREGLSETIKSAPKQTAQQRLAMMREFTIDEAKLRQITQPVLLIGSEKDLILPSVEEVKHLAKIFPQATVVTLSHSGHACLVESDINLYQIMEANNFVTHTR is encoded by the coding sequence ATGCCCGAACTCCAACATGATGCTTACTTTTTTAATCCTCAAGCAAACAGACCTAATCTCCCCCTGCTAATTTTCTTACCTGGATTAGATGAAACGGGGAAATACTTGATGTCTTTGCAGACAGATAGTTTGGAAGCTGGTTTTGACGTGCGTTGTTTTGTTATTCCTCCTGAAGATATCGATGACTTCGATCTTTTGGCGGAGTCGGCATTGGCTTTGATCGAGGCTGAATTAGCACAAACTGGCGATCGCACTATATATCTTTGTGGGGAATCTTTTGGCGGGTGCATAGCACTTAAAATGCTGTTGCAAGCTCCTAAATTATTTGAGAAAATTATTTTAGTTAATCCCGCTTCTTCATTTCATCGAGTTCCCTGGCTTAACTTAGGTTCGCTGTTATTTCCTTTGACACCCGACTTTTTTTATAATCATTCTGCCTATCTTACTTTACCTTTTTTAGCTCCAATTAATCGGCTTACATCTCAAGCACGTGAAGGCTTATCAGAAACAATTAAATCTGCTCCCAAACAGACCGCTCAACAGCGTTTGGCAATGATGCGAGAGTTTACCATTGATGAAGCTAAACTACGGCAGATAACTCAACCTGTTTTATTGATTGGTAGCGAAAAAGACTTGATTTTGCCTTCGGTTGAGGAAGTAAAACACTTAGCGAAAATCTTTCCTCAAGCAACAGTAGTCACTCTATCCCATAGTGGTCATGCTTGCTTAGTTGAATCAGATATTAATCTCTATCAAATCATGGAAGCTAATAATTTTGTTACCCATACACGATAA